The Suncus etruscus isolate mSunEtr1 chromosome 7, mSunEtr1.pri.cur, whole genome shotgun sequence genome includes a window with the following:
- the SPATA46 gene encoding spermatogenesis-associated protein 46 translates to MELASPPKSLMPQFQSSVICHSVDHLVLSPDCLQGHAQSETYPGRHCATYRPWFSPYTYFVCPDKGNQMEASGLHEWLRDEGWGDGWQAEEVGTESLCSSGSSLENACTLREARRRARTDRITSRDILAACHGQLAPQNGYKCAACCRLYPTLHSLKSHIRGGSREGFSCGVYYRKLKALWGREKTWPGERVLEGTGL, encoded by the exons ATGGAGCTGGCCAGCCCCCCGAAGAGCCTGATGCCCCAGTTTCAGAGCAGCGTCATCTGCCACAGTGTGGACCACTTGGTCCTGTCCCCAG ATTGTCTCCAGGGCCATGCACAAAGCGAGACGTATCCAGGGCGCCACTGTGCCACCTACCGGCCCTGGTTCTCGCCCTACACCTACTTCGTGTGTCCTGACAAGGGCAACCAAATGGAAGCTTCAGGACTCCACGAGTGGCTGCGGGACGAGGGCTGGGGGGACGGCTGGCAAGCTGAGGAAGTGGGCACCGAGAGTCTGTGCTCCTCAGGATCTTCCCTGGAGAATGCCTGTACCCTCAGGGAGGCCAGACGGCGGGCCCGCACAGACCGCATCACCTCCCGAGACATCCTGGCTGCCTGCCATGGGCAGTTGGCCCCCCAGAATGGCTACAAGTGTGCGGCATGCTGCCGCCTGTACCCCACTCTGCACTCGCTCAAGAGCCACATCCGGGGTGGCTCCCGAGAGGGCTTCAGTTGTGGCGTGTACTACCGCAAGCTCAAGGCGCTGTGGGGCCGGGAGAAGACGTGGCCAGGGGAACGGGTCCTGGAGGGCACTGGCCTATAG